From a single Lolium rigidum isolate FL_2022 chromosome 7, APGP_CSIRO_Lrig_0.1, whole genome shotgun sequence genomic region:
- the LOC124674963 gene encoding putative 4-hydroxy-4-methyl-2-oxoglutarate aldolase 2: MAALPLATAEVCDANSHLITNGELRALQPIFQIYGRRQVFAGPIVTLKVFEDNVLVREFLEEKGQGRVLVVDGGASLRCAILGGNPVQQAQNNGWAGIVVNGCIRDVDEINGCDIGVRALNSHPMKANKKGMGEKHVPVTIAGTRICDGEWLYADTDGILVSRTELIV; encoded by the coding sequence ATGGCAGCCTTGCCATTGGCTACCGCGGAGGTCTGCGACGCAAACTCGCACCTGATCACCAACGGCGAGCTCCGCGCCCTCCAGCCCATCTTCCAGATCTACGGGAGGCGGCAGGTCTTCGCTGGCCCCATCGTGACACTCAAGGTGTTTGAGGACAACGTCCTAGTGCGTGAGTTCCTGGAGGAGAAGGGCCAGGGCAGGGTGCTGGTGGTCGACGGCGGTGCCAGCCTGCGCTGCGCCATCCTGGGTGGCAACCCCGTCCAGCAGGCGCAGAACAACGGTTGGGCGGGCATCGTGGTGAACGGGTGCATCCGGGACGTGGACGAGATCAACGGGTGCGACATTGGCGTGCGGGCCCTCAACTCGCACCCAATGAAGGCAAACAAGAAGGGGATGGGCGAGAAGCATGTCCCAGTGACCATTGCTGGCACCAGGATCTGCGACGGCGAGTGGCTCTACGCTGACACCGACGGGATCCTCGTCTCCAGGACTGAGCTGATCGTGTAG
- the LOC124676064 gene encoding uncharacterized protein LOC124676064 isoform X1 — protein MQIADRAMCVAPRARGTQMWHSVRGPLARGLQIVDPIIHVNVALRQGIDGSALGQSCKGLSTPETPKQAQGPGETSTLPPPMDLTPQSTSSSASAINETGSDATEGIKRKNIGASQNPTSKKGLYFSDND, from the exons ATGCAAATTGCAGACAGAGCCATGTGTGTAGCGCCACGGGCACGTGGAACACAAATGTGGCATTCAGTTCGTGGACCACTGGCACGCGGACTCCAG ATTGTTGATCCCATCATCCATGTCAATGTTGCCCTGCGGCAGGGCATAGATGGTTCAGCTTTAGGCCAGAGCTGCAAAGGCCTCTCTACTCCTGAAACTCCAAAGCAGGCTCAAGGTCCTGGTGAGACTTCAACTCTGCCGCCGCCCATGGATCTCACGCCACAAAGTACATCATCATCAGCATCCGCTATCAATGAG ACTGGCTCCGATGCCACTGAAGGAATAAAGCGCAAGAATATTGGTGCTAGCCAGAACCCAACGTCGAAGAAGGGGTTGTATTTCTCGGATAATGACTAG
- the LOC124676064 gene encoding uncharacterized protein LOC124676064 isoform X2 translates to MCVAPRARGTQMWHSVRGPLARGLQIVDPIIHVNVALRQGIDGSALGQSCKGLSTPETPKQAQGPGETSTLPPPMDLTPQSTSSSASAINETGSDATEGIKRKNIGASQNPTSKKGLYFSDND, encoded by the exons ATGTGTGTAGCGCCACGGGCACGTGGAACACAAATGTGGCATTCAGTTCGTGGACCACTGGCACGCGGACTCCAG ATTGTTGATCCCATCATCCATGTCAATGTTGCCCTGCGGCAGGGCATAGATGGTTCAGCTTTAGGCCAGAGCTGCAAAGGCCTCTCTACTCCTGAAACTCCAAAGCAGGCTCAAGGTCCTGGTGAGACTTCAACTCTGCCGCCGCCCATGGATCTCACGCCACAAAGTACATCATCATCAGCATCCGCTATCAATGAG ACTGGCTCCGATGCCACTGAAGGAATAAAGCGCAAGAATATTGGTGCTAGCCAGAACCCAACGTCGAAGAAGGGGTTGTATTTCTCGGATAATGACTAG